The Hyperolius riggenbachi isolate aHypRig1 chromosome 3, aHypRig1.pri, whole genome shotgun sequence genome window below encodes:
- the LOC137561700 gene encoding uncharacterized protein translates to MRRMICPAQRLLLTLRYLATGNSFTSLHYHFLLGISTIQGIVHETCKAIWNVLQPLFMPQPTMQMWREAAEGFRQNAQFPNCIGALDGKHLQIQVPPNSGSLYYNYKKFFSVVLMAIADTTYKFLAIDVGAYGSTADANVFRLSPMGRRLYSQQFDIPEPRPLVEGGEALPHVLVGDEAFGLHVNLLKPFPKRDLNDRKRLFNFRLTMARRYVECTFGILANKWRVLRSCMQLKPDNVDFVIKATCVLHNYLRTKDPRAEDLLEVDTLPDLAGHAVRGNVEAANVRDKFAAFFMSQDGQFVTH, encoded by the exons ATGCGAAGAATGATATGTCCTGCACAACGTCTTCTACTGACCCTCAG ATATCTTGCCACAGGGAATTCGTTTACTTCCTTGCACTATCATTTTTTACTAGGCATTTCTACCATTCAAGGCATCGTACATGAGACGTGCAAGGCAATATGGAATGTTCTGCAGCCATTATTTATGCCTCAACCTACAATGCAGATGTGGAGAGAAGCAGCGGAAGGTTTCCGGCAGAATGCTCAATTTCCTAATTGCATTGGCGCCTTGGATGGAAAACATCTACAAATTCAGGTGCCACCCAACAGTGGCTCCTTGTATTATAATTATAAGAAATTCTTTTCAGTTGTTTTAATGGCCATTGCCGATACTACTTATAAGTTTTTGGCCATCGACGTAGGTGCTTATGGGAGCACAGCAGATGCAAATGTGTTTCGGTTGTCACCAATGGGCCGAAGGTTATATAGCCAACAGTTTGACATTCCCGAGCCAAGGCCCCTTGTTGAAGGAGGAGAAGCACTACCACATGTGCTAGTGGGTGATGAGGCTTTTGGCCTACATGTCAACTTATTAAAACCGTTTCCCAAACGCGATTTAAATGACAGAAAAAGGCTTTTCAACTTTAGGCTCACAATGGCTCGCAGATATGTGGAGTGTACATTTGGCATTTTAGCTAACAAATGGCGTGTACTCAGATCTTGTATGCAGCTGAAGCCTGACAATGTTGACTTTGTCATCAAAGCAACATGTGTGTTGCATAATTACCTGCGCACCAAGGATCCTCGTGCAGAAGACCTGTTGGAGGTGGACACTCTTCCGGATCTTGCTGGTCATGCAGTCCGTGGCAATGTCGAGGCAGCTAATGTGCGTGACAAGTTCG